DNA sequence from the Planctomicrobium piriforme genome:
AACGCAAACACTGGCGGAGACCAACCGCATTGACAGGTTCCCGGCTGTCATTGGAAGATCCCCGCCCGACTCAGGAAACAGGGGGGACTGACGTCCCCCGCTCGACAGGTTTTGAAATCTGTTTTAGTCATCGAGAGTTGAGAATGCCGGATCAGACACGGATTGTCGCCCCTGGGCCGACGGAAAGACAGGTTCGCACGGCTGACGGCAAGTTGCTGCAGGCGCCGGCTGACTGGGAATTGTTGCCGCCAGGTGACGCCGGGCTGACTCGACGAGTGAAAGCCGCCGGACCCACCTGGACGGTGCAGGAGAAGAAAGGTCGCAAGCTCTTTTCACGCGGAGTGTGGGCGCCGTCGGAGCGAATTGCCGCCATTCGGGCCGAACTGGAATTGGAGCGTGGGACAGACGCCTACGCCAAACGTCGAGTGGCGGACTCGGCGCGGCGTGAACGCAAGCAGTCGGAATATGTGGAAGACTTTCAGGGAACAGTGCTGACGTTCCTGCGATTCAACGCCCGGCATGCCGCGTTCGCTGAACGACTGGCTGCGGCGGTCACGCTGCATGCAACTCCGGTCGGAAGCGGAACCGTGGCTCGGACGCAGCGAATTCCCATCGAACAACGAGCCGAATCGGCGGTCATTGCCTGGCTGCGGCATCAGACCACCGGCTATGACCACCTGCACATTCCCCGAGTGAAAGGGAAGCGCCGTGAAGTCCGCCGGCAGCTAGCCGAGGAATCTCGCAAGCTGCTGCAGAAGTATCGAGAAGGACGCGACATTGACAGCACCTGTCCGCTGCAACAGGCTTTAGCGAACAAGCCTGCACCCTAGTGCGGCCAATGGCCGCAACCAAAGGAGTCAGGGGCCGGGGGTCAGGGGCCAGCGAAATTCAATGAATGAACCCGGCCGATCCCTGTGTCGGCCGACCTCCTCTAATCGAATCCCCCTATCCCCTTTGGCCTGAATTCGCCATGCAGATCTGGGTTGATGCCGACGCCTGTCCTCGCGAGATCAAGGAGCTGCTGTTTCGCGCTGCGCTGCGGACGCAGACCAGGGTCACGCTGGTGGCGAATCAGCCGCTGCCGACGCCCAAATCCAGCTTGATCGACAGCCTGCTGGTGCCAGGCGGCATGAACGTCGCCGATCGCCGGATTGTGGAGCTGGTGCAGCGAGGCGATCTGGTCATCACAGCCGACATCCCGCTGGCGGCGGATGTCGTCGCACAAGGGGGCCAGGCGCTTGATCCACGGGGGGAGCTGTACACGGCCGAGAACGTCGGCTCGCGATTGGCGGCGAGAAACCTGATGGACGAACTGCGGGGAGGGGGCCAGATCACCGGCGGACCGTCCAATTTCAGCACCAAAGACAGGCAGGCCTTCGCAAACCAGCTCGACCGCTGGCTGACCGCGGCGAAGCGAAAATAGCCGCGAGAATAGTCGTGTCGCGTGCGAAGAAAGACGAGCATTTTTCACGACTGTGAAAGCGATGTTTCGGGTTTGTTGCATTTTCGCACGCTGCACTTCGGCAACATTCCCGCAACGCCGCCAGGGCCGACGAGAAGTCAGGGCCGACAGACTCGTTATAATTTGACTTCGCGATCAAACGCGGGTACGTCTACAACACGGTTTGA
Encoded proteins:
- a CDS encoding DUF2293 domain-containing protein gives rise to the protein MPDQTRIVAPGPTERQVRTADGKLLQAPADWELLPPGDAGLTRRVKAAGPTWTVQEKKGRKLFSRGVWAPSERIAAIRAELELERGTDAYAKRRVADSARRERKQSEYVEDFQGTVLTFLRFNARHAAFAERLAAAVTLHATPVGSGTVARTQRIPIEQRAESAVIAWLRHQTTGYDHLHIPRVKGKRREVRRQLAEESRKLLQKYREGRDIDSTCPLQQALANKPAP
- a CDS encoding YaiI/YqxD family protein → MQIWVDADACPREIKELLFRAALRTQTRVTLVANQPLPTPKSSLIDSLLVPGGMNVADRRIVELVQRGDLVITADIPLAADVVAQGGQALDPRGELYTAENVGSRLAARNLMDELRGGGQITGGPSNFSTKDRQAFANQLDRWLTAAKRK